A portion of the Sulfurospirillum diekertiae genome contains these proteins:
- the aroA gene encoding 3-phosphoshikimate 1-carboxyvinyltransferase: protein MKTLHVNPKVSFEFTTDKIASDKSISHRCAIFSLLSNQPSIIKNYLPAEDTMCTLSIVQSLGAQIEKAEDGTLTITPPQSIVEPPLILDCGNSGTAIRLLMGFLSSCKGFFVLYGDQYLCSRPMRRVADPLRSIGAQIDGRSEGNYAPLGIRGETLKAFHYESKIASAQVKSALILAALQADGISTFCEPELSRDHSERMLRGMGAKVISEGLHVTIHPQNTPLKPLRMTVPNDPSSGFFFAVAAAINVGSSVTLHNMLLNPTRIEAYKVLARMGAEVQFIEKESMYESVGDIIITGKELHGVDVSDNISWLIDELPALSIAFACAKGKSLVKNAQELRVKESDRISSVVKNLRLCGMEVEEFDDGYAVHGGELKSATINSFGDHRIAMSFAIAGTRAPMNIEDVECINTSFPNFIELLSQIGNIHP, encoded by the coding sequence ATGAAAACGTTACATGTAAACCCTAAAGTCTCTTTCGAGTTTACAACTGATAAAATTGCCAGCGATAAGTCTATTTCGCATCGCTGTGCGATTTTCTCACTTCTGAGTAATCAACCTTCTATTATCAAAAATTATTTGCCTGCAGAAGATACGATGTGTACACTTAGCATTGTTCAGTCTTTGGGTGCTCAGATTGAAAAAGCAGAAGATGGAACACTGACTATTACGCCTCCCCAAAGTATTGTTGAGCCTCCACTTATTTTAGACTGTGGCAATTCGGGTACCGCAATACGCCTTTTAATGGGCTTTCTCTCTTCGTGTAAAGGCTTTTTTGTCTTGTACGGAGATCAATACCTCTGTTCGCGTCCAATGCGTCGTGTTGCAGACCCACTACGCAGTATTGGTGCGCAAATTGATGGAAGAAGTGAAGGTAACTATGCACCTCTTGGTATTCGAGGAGAAACACTGAAAGCTTTTCATTACGAGAGTAAAATTGCTTCAGCTCAAGTGAAAAGTGCACTCATTTTAGCGGCTCTTCAAGCGGATGGCATTTCGACATTTTGTGAGCCAGAACTCAGCCGTGATCATAGTGAGCGAATGCTTCGTGGCATGGGCGCAAAAGTGATATCAGAAGGTTTACATGTAACCATTCATCCTCAAAATACACCTTTGAAACCTTTACGAATGACCGTCCCGAATGATCCATCCAGTGGATTTTTCTTTGCTGTTGCCGCTGCAATTAATGTGGGAAGTTCTGTGACACTCCACAATATGCTTTTAAACCCCACACGCATTGAAGCCTATAAAGTGCTTGCACGTATGGGAGCTGAGGTTCAGTTCATCGAAAAAGAGAGCATGTATGAAAGTGTCGGTGATATTATCATTACAGGTAAAGAACTACATGGTGTTGACGTCAGTGACAATATTTCATGGTTGATTGATGAACTGCCAGCACTCTCCATTGCATTTGCGTGTGCTAAGGGTAAAAGCCTTGTCAAAAATGCACAAGAATTGCGTGTTAAAGAGAGTGATCGTATTTCCAGCGTGGTCAAAAATCTGCGCTTATGTGGCATGGAAGTGGAAGAGTTCGACGATGGTTATGCGGTACACGGTGGGGAACTAAAAAGCGCTACAATTAATAGTTTTGGAGACCATAGAATTGCAATGAGTTTTGCCATTGCAGGCACACGTGCACCCATGAACATTGAAGATGTTGAGTGTATTAATACCTCTTTTCCAAATTTCATTGAGTTACTTTCTCAAATAGGAAATATACATCCATGA
- a CDS encoding 4-hydroxy-3-methylbut-2-enyl diphosphate reductase has protein sequence MKIKLATSYGFCFGVKRAIKIAENTKNASTIGPLIHNNEEINRLSENFNVKTLHDIKEADGVGKAIIRTHGIPKKDLEMLLKSDVQVINATCPYVTKPQEICEKMSMEGYEIVIFGDADHPEVKGVESYAIHGAHVVQSVEELEKVNFKGNKIAVVSQTTRKISEFLEITNYLETRYKEVRVFNTICNATFENQDAARELAKEADVVVVIGGKNSSNTKQLHSICKEYCVDSFLVESEKDLDPSWFTGKTLCGVTAGASTPDWIIEKIVGKISEIKV, from the coding sequence ATGAAAATTAAACTTGCTACTAGTTACGGCTTCTGTTTTGGTGTCAAGCGTGCCATTAAAATCGCAGAAAATACTAAAAATGCTTCAACAATTGGACCTTTGATTCACAATAATGAAGAAATTAACCGTTTGAGTGAAAATTTTAATGTCAAAACATTGCATGATATCAAAGAGGCGGATGGTGTTGGCAAAGCGATTATTCGGACGCACGGTATTCCTAAAAAAGACCTTGAAATGCTTCTCAAAAGTGATGTACAGGTCATCAATGCGACCTGCCCTTATGTGACAAAACCTCAGGAAATTTGCGAGAAAATGAGTATGGAAGGGTATGAAATCGTCATTTTTGGCGATGCAGATCATCCTGAAGTCAAGGGCGTTGAGAGCTATGCTATTCATGGTGCTCATGTGGTACAAAGTGTGGAAGAACTCGAAAAAGTGAACTTTAAAGGCAATAAAATTGCAGTGGTTTCACAAACCACACGAAAAATTAGTGAATTTTTAGAAATTACCAATTATTTGGAGACACGTTACAAAGAGGTAAGAGTTTTTAATACGATTTGTAATGCCACTTTTGAGAACCAAGATGCAGCAAGAGAACTTGCAAAAGAAGCTGATGTAGTGGTTGTTATTGGTGGAAAAAACTCTTCTAATACCAAGCAATTGCATAGTATTTGTAAAGAGTATTGTGTGGATAGTTTTTTAGTGGAAAGCGAAAAAGATTTAGACCCAAGCTGGTTTACAGGGAAAACGCTTTGTGGCGTGACTGCGGGCGCTTCGACGCCTGATTGGATTATCGAAAAAATAGTTGGAAAAATCAGCGAAATTAAAGTATAA
- the pheT gene encoding phenylalanine--tRNA ligase subunit beta produces the protein MIVTKQWLNEWIDISAIDTDKISVALNAIGLEVDGLTKIRIPENVVVGHVVSCEKHPNADKLNVCQVDVGATVQQIVCGAKNVAAGQMVAVALIGSVLPGGLKIKKAKLRDVESCGMICSSTELGLPKINDGIMILDESIGKLELGKPLCEYLLINDDVIEIGLTPNRGDCQSVYGVARDLSVYFDLEVKTLGQKEEEENQPGVGRVLHLHGSEALSGSYMYKVFDNKEIGVPLLVELRLGFAEVESSCLLGKLIDYSTYVTGVLLRAYNQTCFGAKDDKAKITIAKDENGLDAIYGLNGQKIAIAGVAQMAECKASASDERIIIEANYTHPEIIASRSANKKLGADKHLYRSSRGSEPQLAFGLNYFFKMLNKRSKIMAYADSQQITQDFEAKIINIHQSDLTEMIGEEIPKNKIIKILKQLGFGVNFAFEQDVINVKIPQFRSDVINTQDICEEIVRIVGIDNIHSKPYSFAEKLKINQPYLNFKKRQMYRYRAVAAGFFETLHFVFDDSENAKKFHLPLLKETLEVANPITSELNTLRSSLLPNILNAVSNNLKFGKKRVALFEVGSVFDSERTESKKIAFVFSGENGIPEISNHGKPSEIDFFAFAEKIQSVLSNFTLLPLEKVNGLCSPYEAARVIIDGVEAGYMARVNIQVEKELDLDRTYICELDFEALSYKRKIAKEYSKLPSSSRDLSLLVDAKMQYSELESFITSIAPKALTKFAVIDRYVHESLGDKVSLTLKLQFQSLEKTFEEEEIASMVEALLAQIQEKFGITIR, from the coding sequence ATGATAGTAACAAAACAGTGGTTAAATGAATGGATTGATATCAGTGCAATTGATACGGACAAAATTTCTGTAGCACTCAATGCCATTGGTTTAGAAGTCGATGGACTCACCAAAATCCGAATTCCTGAAAATGTCGTAGTCGGTCATGTTGTCTCATGTGAGAAGCACCCCAATGCGGATAAACTCAATGTCTGCCAAGTTGATGTAGGTGCAACTGTTCAGCAGATTGTGTGTGGGGCAAAGAATGTTGCAGCAGGGCAAATGGTCGCTGTTGCACTGATTGGCTCCGTTCTCCCTGGTGGCCTTAAAATTAAAAAAGCAAAACTCAGAGATGTCGAATCATGCGGCATGATCTGCTCTTCAACAGAGCTTGGTCTTCCAAAAATCAATGATGGCATTATGATTTTAGATGAGAGTATTGGAAAACTTGAACTGGGAAAACCTCTTTGCGAGTATCTTTTGATCAACGATGATGTGATTGAAATTGGATTGACTCCCAATCGTGGTGATTGTCAAAGCGTGTATGGTGTAGCTCGAGATTTGAGCGTTTATTTTGATTTAGAAGTAAAAACGCTAGGACAAAAAGAGGAAGAAGAAAATCAACCAGGTGTGGGTCGAGTGTTGCATCTCCATGGTAGCGAAGCACTTTCAGGCTCTTATATGTACAAAGTATTTGACAACAAAGAGATCGGGGTTCCTTTATTGGTCGAGCTTCGTTTAGGTTTTGCCGAGGTTGAATCTTCATGTTTACTGGGTAAATTGATTGATTATTCAACGTATGTTACCGGTGTATTGCTTCGTGCTTATAATCAAACGTGCTTTGGCGCAAAGGATGATAAAGCCAAAATTACCATTGCCAAAGATGAGAATGGATTGGATGCTATTTATGGTCTCAATGGACAAAAAATAGCGATTGCTGGAGTTGCTCAAATGGCTGAGTGTAAGGCATCAGCAAGTGATGAACGCATAATCATTGAAGCAAATTATACTCATCCTGAAATTATTGCGTCACGTAGTGCCAATAAAAAACTAGGGGCGGATAAACATCTGTATCGCTCTTCCAGAGGTAGCGAACCACAACTTGCTTTTGGTTTGAACTATTTCTTTAAAATGCTCAATAAGCGTTCTAAAATCATGGCTTATGCAGATTCTCAACAAATTACGCAAGATTTTGAAGCCAAGATTATCAATATTCACCAAAGCGACTTGACCGAAATGATTGGTGAAGAGATTCCTAAAAATAAAATTATCAAGATTTTGAAGCAGTTAGGCTTTGGTGTGAACTTTGCTTTTGAACAAGATGTGATTAACGTTAAAATTCCACAATTTCGATCAGATGTTATCAATACGCAAGATATCTGTGAAGAAATTGTTCGAATTGTTGGTATTGACAATATTCATTCTAAGCCTTACTCCTTTGCCGAAAAACTTAAAATTAATCAGCCTTATCTTAATTTTAAAAAACGACAGATGTATCGTTACAGGGCAGTAGCGGCAGGATTTTTTGAGACATTGCACTTTGTATTTGATGACAGTGAAAATGCTAAGAAATTTCATTTACCGCTTTTAAAGGAAACACTTGAAGTTGCCAATCCTATAACAAGTGAACTCAATACGCTTCGAAGCTCTTTATTGCCAAATATCTTGAATGCGGTTTCGAATAACCTCAAATTTGGTAAAAAACGAGTAGCCCTTTTTGAAGTAGGTAGCGTTTTTGATAGTGAGAGAACTGAATCTAAAAAAATAGCATTTGTTTTTAGCGGTGAAAATGGCATTCCTGAGATTTCTAATCATGGAAAACCAAGCGAAATTGACTTTTTTGCCTTTGCTGAAAAAATTCAAAGTGTTCTAAGTAACTTTACACTTCTTCCACTTGAAAAAGTTAATGGTCTTTGCAGTCCGTATGAAGCAGCTCGTGTCATCATTGATGGTGTTGAAGCAGGTTATATGGCGCGTGTTAATATCCAAGTGGAAAAAGAGCTTGATTTAGATCGTACGTATATTTGTGAGCTTGATTTTGAGGCACTTTCGTATAAACGTAAAATTGCAAAAGAGTATTCCAAATTACCATCTTCCTCACGTGATCTAAGCCTACTCGTAGATGCAAAAATGCAATACTCAGAACTAGAGAGTTTTATAACTTCGATTGCCCCTAAAGCTTTAACAAAATTTGCCGTGATTGATCGTTACGTTCATGAAAGTTTGGGGGATAAAGTCAGCCTTACACTTAAGTTGCAATTTCAATCTTTAGAAAAAACATTTGAAGAAGAAGAAATCGCTTCAATGGTAGAAGCACTGCTTGCACAAATTCAAGAGAAATTTGGAATTACAATCCGATGA